A window from Dissulfurirhabdus thermomarina encodes these proteins:
- a CDS encoding AIR synthase-related protein codes for MPHRIEVMLKAHLRDALGEKTARRAREDLGLAVEAVRTVQVYLVDAAMGEKVAVAAAAGPFSDPVTQLYGVNRPLAQELPFPWEWLVEVGFRPGVTDNEGRTAREALELLLGRRLGPEEGVYTARQYCLHGKLSRQDVERLAQGLLANDLIQRTTVVSAAELAELWAARPNPLYQVPRVSGRTEVRVEEVDLGALSDEALVRLSRDRVLVLNLQEMQAIRDYFRRPDVLARRREVGLSGAATDVELEVLGQTWSEHCKHKIFNARITYRDEDGREEIVDGLFDTYIRRGTQEIRDRLGGDDWCLSVFKDNAGVIRLNDRYGVAFKVETHNSPSALDPYGGALTGIVGVNRDPFGTGMGARLVFNTDVFCFGPPDYRGELPKGLLHPKRIFEGVREGVEHGGNQSGIPTVNGSILFDERYLGKPLVFCGTGGVIPLEVCGRPGHEKRARPGDHIVMCGGRIGKDGIHGATFSSEELHEGSPATAVQIGDPITQKKMTDFLLRARDLCLYNSITDNGAGGLSSSVGEMAEETGGFELHLDRAPLKYPGLQPWEILLSEAQERMTVAVPPDRLEAFMALAAKMGVEATDLGVFTDSGVFHCLYEGRTVAYLDMDFVHHGVPRLELRAEWRPPRHEEPEIPEPADLGAELRAILGRWNVCSKEYVVRQYDHEVQGGSVVKPLAGAAHDGPSDAAVLRPDLDSFEGLVVAHGICPRYSDIDTYHMAACAVDEAVRNAVAVGGGLDLMAGLDNFCWCDPVQSEKTPDGHYKLAQLVRANRALYDVCTAYGVPCISGKDSMKNDAVIGGVKISIPPTLLFSVVARMADVRRAVTLDAKRPGDLVYVVGVTYPETGASEYAARHGFVGNAVPRVRTESARARYLALSEAIRRGLVASCHDCSDGGLGVALAETAFSGGLGMTVDLGAVPAEGVDRLDVLLFSESQSRFVVTVAPGARAEFEALAAEAGAALVGEVTEAPELRLDAGGRAVLREGIPELKAAWQRPMAW; via the coding sequence ATGCCCCACAGGATCGAAGTCATGCTGAAGGCCCACCTCCGGGACGCCCTCGGGGAGAAGACGGCCCGCCGGGCCCGGGAGGACCTGGGCCTTGCCGTGGAGGCCGTCCGGACGGTCCAGGTCTACCTCGTGGACGCGGCCATGGGCGAGAAGGTGGCAGTGGCCGCCGCCGCAGGGCCCTTCTCGGATCCGGTGACCCAGCTCTACGGTGTCAACCGTCCCCTGGCCCAGGAGCTGCCCTTCCCGTGGGAATGGCTGGTGGAGGTGGGGTTCCGCCCCGGCGTCACCGACAACGAGGGCCGAACGGCCCGGGAGGCCCTGGAGCTCTTGCTGGGCCGGCGGCTGGGCCCGGAGGAGGGGGTCTACACCGCCCGCCAGTACTGCCTCCACGGGAAGCTCTCCCGGCAGGACGTCGAGCGCCTGGCCCAAGGGCTCCTCGCCAACGACCTCATCCAGCGGACCACGGTGGTCTCGGCCGCGGAACTGGCGGAGCTGTGGGCGGCCCGGCCGAATCCCCTCTATCAGGTACCCCGGGTGAGCGGTCGGACCGAGGTCCGGGTGGAGGAGGTGGACCTCGGCGCCCTCTCCGACGAGGCCCTCGTCCGCCTCTCCCGCGACCGGGTGCTGGTCCTGAACCTCCAGGAGATGCAGGCCATCCGCGACTACTTCCGGCGGCCCGACGTGCTGGCCCGCCGCCGCGAGGTGGGTCTCTCCGGGGCGGCCACCGATGTGGAACTCGAGGTCCTGGGCCAGACCTGGTCGGAGCACTGCAAGCACAAGATCTTCAACGCCCGCATCACCTACCGGGACGAGGACGGGCGCGAGGAGATCGTCGACGGCCTCTTCGACACCTACATCCGCCGCGGTACCCAGGAGATCCGCGACCGCCTCGGCGGGGACGACTGGTGCCTGTCCGTCTTCAAGGACAATGCCGGGGTCATCCGCCTGAACGACCGCTACGGGGTCGCCTTCAAGGTGGAGACCCACAACAGCCCCTCGGCCCTCGACCCCTACGGCGGGGCGCTGACGGGCATCGTGGGCGTCAACCGCGACCCCTTCGGGACAGGCATGGGGGCGCGGCTGGTCTTCAACACCGACGTCTTCTGCTTCGGCCCGCCCGACTACCGCGGGGAACTCCCCAAGGGGCTCCTCCATCCCAAGCGGATCTTCGAGGGCGTCCGGGAGGGCGTGGAGCACGGGGGCAACCAGAGCGGCATCCCCACGGTGAACGGCTCCATCCTCTTCGACGAGCGCTACCTCGGAAAGCCCCTGGTCTTCTGCGGGACGGGCGGGGTCATCCCCCTGGAGGTCTGCGGCCGGCCGGGACACGAGAAGCGGGCGCGGCCCGGGGACCACATCGTCATGTGCGGCGGCCGCATCGGGAAGGACGGCATCCACGGGGCCACCTTCTCCTCCGAGGAGCTGCACGAGGGTTCGCCCGCCACGGCGGTCCAGATCGGGGACCCCATCACCCAGAAGAAGATGACCGACTTCCTCCTCCGGGCCCGGGACCTCTGCCTCTACAACTCCATCACCGACAACGGGGCCGGGGGGTTGTCGAGCTCCGTGGGGGAGATGGCCGAGGAGACCGGCGGCTTCGAGCTGCACCTCGACCGGGCGCCCCTCAAGTATCCGGGGCTCCAGCCGTGGGAGATCCTCCTCTCCGAGGCCCAGGAGCGGATGACCGTGGCGGTGCCTCCGGATCGGCTCGAGGCCTTCATGGCCCTGGCCGCCAAGATGGGGGTGGAGGCCACGGACCTCGGCGTCTTCACCGACTCCGGCGTGTTCCATTGCCTCTACGAGGGGCGGACGGTGGCCTACCTCGACATGGACTTCGTGCACCACGGGGTGCCGCGGCTCGAGCTCCGGGCCGAGTGGCGGCCGCCGCGGCACGAGGAGCCGGAGATCCCGGAGCCGGCGGACCTCGGGGCGGAACTCCGGGCGATCCTCGGCCGCTGGAACGTCTGCAGCAAGGAGTACGTGGTGCGCCAGTACGACCACGAGGTCCAGGGCGGCAGCGTGGTGAAACCGCTGGCCGGCGCGGCCCACGACGGCCCGAGCGACGCGGCGGTCCTCCGGCCCGACCTCGATTCCTTCGAGGGGCTGGTGGTGGCCCACGGGATCTGCCCCCGCTACAGCGACATCGACACCTACCACATGGCGGCCTGTGCCGTGGACGAGGCGGTCCGCAACGCCGTGGCCGTGGGCGGCGGGCTCGACCTCATGGCGGGCCTCGACAACTTCTGCTGGTGCGACCCGGTGCAGTCCGAGAAGACCCCTGACGGGCACTACAAGCTCGCCCAGCTCGTCCGGGCCAACCGCGCCCTCTACGACGTGTGCACCGCCTACGGCGTCCCTTGCATCTCGGGCAAGGACAGCATGAAGAACGACGCCGTGATCGGCGGCGTCAAGATCTCCATCCCCCCCACCCTGCTCTTCTCCGTGGTGGCCCGCATGGCGGACGTCCGCCGGGCCGTGACCCTCGACGCCAAGCGCCCCGGCGACCTGGTCTACGTCGTGGGCGTCACCTACCCGGAGACCGGCGCCTCCGAGTACGCCGCCCGGCACGGGTTCGTGGGGAACGCCGTCCCCCGGGTCCGGACCGAGTCCGCCCGGGCCCGCTACCTTGCCCTCTCCGAGGCCATCCGGCGGGGGCTCGTGGCCTCGTGCCACGACTGTTCCGACGGGGGCCTGGGGGTCGCGCTGGCGGAGACGGCCTTCAGCGGGGGGCTCGGGATGACGGTGGACCTCGGGGCGGTTCCGGCCGAGGGGGTGGACCGGCTCGACGTCCTGCTCTTCAGCGAGTCCCAGAGCCGGTTCGTGGTGACGGTGGCCCCGGGGGCCCGGGCCGAGTTCGAGGCCCTGGCGGCCGAGGCGGGCGCCGCCCTGGTGGGGGAGGTCACCGAGGCGCCGGAGCTGCGCCTGGACGCCGGGGGGCGGGCCGTCCTCCGGGAGGGGATCCCGGAACTCAAGGCGGCCTGGCAGCGGCCCATGGCCTGGTGA
- a CDS encoding LptF/LptG family permease: MSLLFRTIVKNVAVPICFAMAALSALLLLGRLVPLLETLLRAGVTPGELGHFLLLLIPTFLVLVVPMASLIGVVVGFLRMSRDSEVLALLACGVGPLRLVLPVAAVALVTWAATFATAATVLPMSKKATGAFIRNLTERRIARGLPEKTFLLPVPTLAMYVHKSRKNGRILQGVYMVDARDLKHLQVVLARWGEIFSRPGSGEVILRLSDGVFHPAEADPRVSDTLFFRSYMLRLAFRDTGGLPSRGEMGLRELAAFAARRNLAPDDHRRYVVELHKRLALPVGAFILTLLGMPLGILFGRTGLSGGVALGLGAFLSYYLLVAVGANLAEAGTLPPAALWAPNLVFAAATAWLLRHLHRRGPVRG; the protein is encoded by the coding sequence ATGAGCCTCCTCTTCCGCACCATCGTCAAGAACGTCGCCGTTCCCATCTGCTTCGCCATGGCGGCGCTCAGCGCCCTGCTGCTCCTCGGACGCCTGGTGCCGCTGCTCGAGACGCTGCTCCGGGCCGGGGTGACCCCGGGGGAACTCGGCCACTTCCTCCTGCTGCTCATCCCCACCTTCCTGGTGCTGGTGGTGCCCATGGCCTCGCTCATCGGCGTGGTGGTGGGTTTCCTCCGGATGTCCCGGGACAGCGAGGTCCTGGCGCTGCTCGCCTGCGGGGTGGGGCCGCTCCGGCTCGTCCTGCCCGTGGCCGCCGTGGCCCTGGTCACGTGGGCGGCCACCTTCGCCACCGCGGCCACCGTGCTCCCGATGTCGAAGAAGGCCACCGGCGCCTTCATCCGCAACCTCACCGAGCGGCGGATCGCCCGCGGGCTTCCGGAAAAGACCTTCCTCCTGCCCGTGCCCACCCTGGCCATGTACGTGCACAAGAGCCGGAAGAACGGGCGGATCCTCCAGGGCGTCTACATGGTGGACGCCCGGGACCTCAAGCACCTCCAGGTGGTCCTGGCGCGGTGGGGCGAAATCTTCAGCCGGCCGGGGAGCGGGGAGGTCATCCTCCGCCTCTCGGACGGGGTCTTCCACCCCGCCGAGGCCGACCCCCGGGTCTCCGACACCCTCTTCTTCCGCTCCTACATGCTGCGCCTCGCCTTCCGCGACACGGGCGGGCTCCCGAGCCGCGGCGAGATGGGCCTCCGGGAGCTGGCCGCCTTCGCCGCCCGGCGGAACCTTGCGCCGGACGACCATCGCCGCTACGTGGTGGAACTCCACAAGCGGCTCGCCCTCCCCGTGGGGGCCTTCATCCTGACCCTCCTCGGGATGCCCCTCGGGATCCTCTTCGGCCGGACCGGCCTCTCCGGCGGCGTGGCCCTGGGCCTGGGCGCCTTCCTCTCCTACTACCTCCTGGTGGCCGTGGGCGCCAACCTCGCCGAGGCCGGGACCCTGCCCCCCGCCGCCCTCTGGGCGCCGAACCTCGTCTTCGCCGCCGCCACCGCCTGGCTCCTCCGGCACCTCCACCGGCGGGGGCCCGTCCGGGGCTGA
- a CDS encoding LptF/LptG family permease: MTVLTRYLARFFFSLLAVILPGLAGLYLLVEVFERVDDFIEARVPAQVTLAYFLLRTPEILSQLAPMAVLLSGLLTVAVLSRHSEILALRALGVAPGRVVRPFLLAAALVGAVFLAAEVFVVPQAAMRAQRIYQEEVSRTPLLGIWLKGRLYYHGEGCIWTLMVENWDASRLRDVRILCFDPGYRMREYLAARRAVYREGAWHFLDGQDKVMTPGGLEVRPFKEMVRRLPETPETFIAVRAAPSAMTPAELWTTLRRLQEAGQPAAEVATALAAALLYPFLGLSLLAMALPLILAQDRGHLGVGLGLGLLFGFGAWVLWSAALILGRTGVLPPALAPLLVHALLWGAGWGLVKRLRF, translated from the coding sequence GTGACCGTCCTCACCCGCTACCTCGCCCGGTTCTTCTTCTCCCTCCTCGCCGTGATCCTGCCGGGGCTGGCGGGCCTCTACCTCCTGGTGGAGGTCTTCGAACGGGTGGACGACTTCATCGAGGCCCGGGTCCCGGCCCAGGTGACCCTGGCCTACTTCCTGCTCCGGACGCCGGAGATCCTCTCGCAACTCGCCCCCATGGCGGTGCTGCTGTCGGGCCTGCTCACCGTGGCGGTGCTCAGCCGCCACTCGGAGATCCTCGCCCTCCGGGCCCTGGGGGTGGCCCCGGGGCGGGTGGTCCGCCCCTTCCTCCTGGCCGCCGCCCTGGTGGGCGCCGTCTTCCTCGCGGCCGAGGTCTTCGTCGTGCCGCAGGCCGCCATGCGGGCCCAGCGGATCTACCAGGAGGAGGTCAGCCGGACCCCGCTCCTGGGCATCTGGCTCAAGGGCCGGCTCTACTACCACGGCGAGGGCTGCATCTGGACCCTCATGGTGGAGAACTGGGACGCGAGCCGGCTCCGCGACGTGCGGATCCTCTGCTTCGACCCGGGCTACCGGATGAGGGAATACCTGGCCGCGCGCCGGGCCGTCTACCGGGAGGGGGCCTGGCACTTCCTGGACGGGCAGGACAAGGTCATGACCCCCGGGGGGCTCGAGGTCCGACCCTTCAAGGAGATGGTGCGCCGCCTCCCGGAGACGCCGGAGACCTTCATCGCCGTCCGGGCCGCCCCCTCCGCCATGACGCCGGCGGAACTCTGGACCACCCTGCGCCGGCTCCAAGAGGCCGGCCAGCCCGCCGCCGAGGTGGCCACGGCCCTGGCGGCGGCGCTCCTCTACCCCTTTCTCGGGCTCAGCCTCCTCGCCATGGCCCTGCCGCTCATCCTCGCCCAGGACCGTGGCCACCTCGGCGTCGGGCTCGGCCTCGGCCTGCTCTTCGGCTTCGGCGCCTGGGTCCTCTGGAGCGCGGCCCTGATCCTGGGCCGGACCGGCGTCCTGCCCCCCGCCCTCGCCCCGCTGCTCGTCCACGCCCTCCTGTGGGGCGCGGGCTGGGGCCTGGTGAAGCGGCTCCGGTTCTGA
- the nth gene encoding endonuclease III gives MATTPAKAAARERAARILSALEAAYPGARIALRSETPFQLLVAVILSAQCTDERVNQVTPELFRRFPDAAAMAEAPLEEIEALVRPTGFFRNKARNIQAAARRIVERHGGEVPCRMEDLLALPGVARKTANIVLYNACGRAEGVAVDTHVKRLAGRLGLSAETRPDRIERDLMALFPKEKWGPLSYLLIEHGRAVCRARRPLCPRCPLRPLCPWPEKTA, from the coding sequence ATGGCCACGACACCTGCGAAGGCCGCGGCGCGGGAACGCGCCGCGCGGATCCTTTCGGCCCTGGAGGCCGCCTACCCCGGGGCCCGGATCGCCCTCCGCTCCGAGACCCCCTTCCAGCTCCTGGTGGCGGTGATCCTCTCCGCCCAGTGCACGGACGAGCGGGTGAACCAGGTGACCCCGGAGCTCTTCCGGCGCTTTCCCGACGCCGCCGCCATGGCCGAGGCCCCCCTCGAGGAGATCGAGGCCCTGGTCCGCCCCACGGGCTTCTTCCGCAACAAGGCCCGGAACATCCAGGCGGCCGCCCGCCGGATCGTGGAACGCCACGGGGGGGAGGTCCCCTGCCGGATGGAAGACCTGCTGGCGCTGCCGGGCGTGGCCCGCAAGACCGCCAACATCGTCCTCTACAACGCCTGCGGCCGGGCCGAGGGGGTCGCCGTGGACACCCACGTCAAGCGACTCGCCGGCCGGCTCGGCCTCTCCGCCGAGACCCGGCCGGACCGCATCGAGCGCGACCTCATGGCCCTCTTCCCGAAGGAGAAGTGGGGGCCCCTTTCCTACCTCCTCATCGAGCACGGGCGGGCCGTCTGCCGGGCCCGCCGCCCCCTCTGCCCCCGCTGCCCGCTGAGACCGCTCTGCCCCTGGCCGGAGAAGACCGCCTGA
- a CDS encoding GSU2204 family CXXCH-containing (seleno)protein yields MKRIAGIGLLAALALALVSASPARSEEGKALEGRVSVGGAWTLDDVDEDESAAKGAAEYNSILEKNLTVDLAGDVSLRTGLVDLDADAHYQDGDDQEYGGALSLARILTVKTTYNRFLHQLGHDELDNLEAHIFSNTVAGPVAGTPFTAPVAPSTVGSAAVYHTDFNPTDEYAITRSEMRNSAVIHVPALPMLTVGFDHRYEKREGMEQARTMSKCSACHVVGVSKEVHELTNEYTPKVSLRMGTFALEYSYMHREFEDKSDELSLTYNALAAPTHFGLFTNRLQFDNAEGALPFARTPDSTKDVHTAKARWDIDPHNTLTAAVVYSTSTNNEADGAYDALRGEFDKELELESTAVMARWHSRLSRALSLTVHGKYQTMDNSDVFVDVNDRPNPGTIPLGGSTTLSQGYGLGAGYWDHVRESGNDLDITTAGFDVVWRALPRFTVRGGYEYQLEERDNHEAVPGETTEHTFKVSGDWRATRTLRLRLGYRFELVDDAYGLKRASCTPDNSFGAYGGPNPDLYDYSRSYRPTIYEARTAFRSNQANSAHEVNLRAGWTPVNNLTAALHAKYRYAQNDDVDGNDWKQNLFTGGVDLTYAPSEKVVFNVGYTYFYDQYDSMYCIAVYDGUANLITTNQYGSEHTDMEYETKAGTLVAGLQVKPVPKLSLKTNLSWTTGTGEISDLFFNSIYPTGDAKLDLDTSSVNPNQPHLYDTAYINGSDAYSDLDFDEINVTVGVSYKVTEALGVGVNYYFDYFRDDQPYVYGDQDSGIQSVMGYVSYGF; encoded by the coding sequence ATGAAACGCATTGCAGGGATCGGACTGCTGGCCGCCCTGGCCCTGGCCCTCGTGTCGGCGTCGCCGGCCCGTTCCGAGGAGGGCAAGGCCCTCGAGGGGCGGGTGAGCGTCGGCGGGGCCTGGACCCTGGACGACGTGGACGAGGACGAGTCCGCCGCCAAGGGCGCGGCCGAGTACAACAGCATCCTCGAGAAGAACCTCACCGTGGACCTCGCCGGTGACGTGAGCCTCCGGACGGGCCTCGTGGACCTCGACGCCGACGCCCATTACCAGGACGGCGACGACCAGGAGTACGGGGGGGCCCTCTCCCTGGCCCGCATCCTCACGGTGAAGACCACCTACAACCGCTTCCTCCACCAGCTGGGCCACGACGAGCTGGACAACCTGGAGGCGCACATCTTCAGCAACACGGTGGCCGGGCCCGTGGCCGGGACGCCCTTCACGGCGCCGGTGGCACCGAGCACCGTGGGTTCGGCGGCGGTGTACCACACCGACTTCAACCCCACGGACGAGTACGCCATCACCCGGTCCGAGATGCGAAACAGCGCGGTGATCCACGTCCCCGCCCTGCCCATGCTCACCGTGGGCTTCGACCATCGCTACGAGAAGCGAGAGGGGATGGAGCAGGCCCGGACCATGAGCAAGTGCTCCGCCTGCCACGTGGTGGGGGTGAGCAAGGAGGTCCACGAGCTCACCAACGAGTACACCCCGAAGGTGAGCCTCCGGATGGGAACCTTCGCCCTGGAGTACTCCTACATGCACCGGGAGTTCGAGGACAAGAGCGACGAGCTCTCCCTTACCTACAACGCCTTGGCGGCGCCGACCCACTTCGGGCTCTTCACCAACCGCTTGCAGTTCGACAACGCCGAGGGGGCCCTCCCCTTCGCCCGGACGCCCGACAGCACCAAGGACGTCCACACGGCCAAGGCCCGGTGGGACATCGACCCCCACAACACCCTGACCGCCGCGGTGGTCTACTCCACCAGCACCAACAACGAGGCGGACGGGGCCTACGACGCCTTGCGCGGCGAGTTCGACAAGGAGCTCGAGCTGGAGAGCACCGCCGTCATGGCGCGGTGGCACAGCCGGCTCTCCAGGGCCCTCTCCCTCACGGTCCACGGCAAGTACCAGACCATGGACAACAGCGACGTCTTCGTGGACGTGAACGATCGTCCGAATCCCGGCACCATCCCCCTGGGCGGGAGCACCACCCTCAGCCAGGGCTACGGGCTCGGCGCCGGGTACTGGGACCACGTCCGCGAGTCCGGCAACGACCTCGACATCACCACCGCGGGCTTCGACGTGGTCTGGCGGGCGCTCCCCCGCTTCACCGTTCGGGGCGGCTACGAGTACCAGCTCGAGGAGCGGGACAACCACGAGGCGGTCCCCGGGGAGACCACGGAGCACACCTTCAAGGTGTCGGGTGACTGGCGGGCCACGCGGACCCTGCGCCTTCGCCTCGGCTACCGGTTCGAGCTGGTGGACGACGCCTACGGGCTGAAGCGGGCCTCCTGCACCCCCGACAACTCCTTCGGCGCCTACGGCGGGCCGAACCCGGACCTCTACGACTACAGCCGGTCCTATCGGCCCACCATCTACGAGGCGCGCACCGCCTTCCGGTCCAACCAGGCCAACAGCGCCCACGAGGTGAACCTGCGGGCCGGGTGGACGCCGGTGAACAACCTCACCGCCGCCCTCCACGCCAAGTACCGCTACGCCCAGAACGACGACGTGGACGGCAACGACTGGAAGCAGAACCTCTTCACCGGGGGCGTGGACCTCACCTACGCCCCGAGCGAAAAGGTGGTCTTCAACGTGGGGTACACGTATTTCTATGATCAGTACGATTCCATGTACTGTATCGCCGTCTACGACGGGTGAGCGAACCTCATCACAACGAACCAGTATGGTTCGGAACACACGGACATGGAATACGAGACGAAAGCCGGCACCCTGGTCGCCGGCCTCCAAGTGAAGCCCGTCCCAAAGCTCTCGCTGAAGACCAACCTGAGCTGGACCACCGGCACCGGCGAGATCAGCGACCTCTTCTTCAACAGCATCTACCCCACCGGGGACGCCAAGCTGGACCTCGATACGTCCTCGGTGAACCCCAACCAGCCGCACCTCTATGACACGGCCTACATCAACGGTAGCGACGCCTATTCCGACCTCGACTTCGACGAGATCAACGTCACCGTCGGGGTGAGCTACAAGGTGACCGAGGCCCTCGGCGTGGGGGTGAACTACTACTTCGACTACTTCCGGGACGATCAGCCCTACGTCTACGGGGACCAGGATTCCGGGATCCAGTCCGTCATGGGCTACGTGAGCTACGGGTTCTAG
- a CDS encoding GSU2203 family decaheme c-type cytochrome, with translation MIKRLLVPAAGLVLLIGCAQMLGKRADYIKAPSVAPGAAYVGSEACLECHEGYAHDRNNVHMRIAAFEVPGGYKTGCEGCHGPGSAHVEGGGDTEKILRFTEGGLEAEEVAGVCTTCHQVGPHMNWAGSAHAENGVACTACHRVHLNGNKRLLAKKQLDLCAGCHQDVNAQGYFASHHPLKEGKMVCTSCHNPHGTANTVPGMLNTDERVNDLCLDCHTRYQGPFVFEHDPVVEDCLICHDPHGTVANNLLRQQEPFLCLTCHEAHFHAARASNDVATVIAPGDPANTIGPTDHGFQKSFMTKCTQCHSQVHGSDLPSQTVPGGGHGLTR, from the coding sequence ATGATCAAGAGATTGCTGGTTCCGGCCGCCGGTCTGGTGCTCCTGATCGGCTGCGCCCAGATGCTCGGCAAGCGGGCCGACTACATCAAGGCCCCGTCGGTCGCGCCGGGCGCCGCCTACGTGGGGAGCGAGGCCTGCCTCGAGTGCCACGAGGGCTACGCCCATGACCGGAACAACGTCCACATGCGCATCGCCGCCTTCGAGGTGCCTGGCGGCTACAAGACGGGGTGCGAGGGGTGCCACGGCCCCGGCTCCGCCCACGTGGAGGGCGGGGGCGATACGGAGAAGATCCTCCGCTTCACCGAGGGAGGCCTGGAGGCCGAGGAGGTGGCCGGCGTCTGTACCACCTGCCACCAGGTGGGTCCCCACATGAACTGGGCCGGCTCGGCCCACGCCGAAAACGGCGTGGCCTGCACCGCCTGCCACCGGGTGCACCTCAACGGGAACAAGCGGCTGCTGGCCAAGAAGCAGCTCGACCTCTGCGCGGGCTGCCACCAGGACGTCAACGCCCAGGGCTACTTCGCCTCCCATCATCCCCTGAAAGAGGGGAAGATGGTCTGCACCTCCTGCCACAACCCCCACGGGACGGCCAATACCGTGCCCGGCATGCTGAACACCGACGAGCGGGTCAACGACCTCTGCCTCGACTGCCACACCCGGTACCAGGGGCCCTTCGTGTTCGAGCACGACCCCGTGGTGGAAGACTGCCTCATCTGCCACGACCCCCACGGGACCGTGGCGAACAACCTCCTCCGCCAGCAGGAACCCTTCCTGTGCCTGACCTGCCACGAGGCCCATTTCCATGCGGCCCGGGCCTCCAACGACGTGGCCACGGTGATTGCGCCCGGGGATCCGGCCAACACCATCGGGCCCACGGACCACGGGTTCCAGAAGTCCTTCATGACCAAGTGCACCCAGTGCCATTCCCAGGTGCATGGCTCCGACCTGCCGTCCCAGACGGTGCCCGGCGGCGGCCATGGCCTGACCCGGTAG
- the serA gene encoding phosphoglycerate dehydrogenase has translation MKVLITDPIAREGVDILRQAGLEVEERLGLAPEALLEAVKDADGLVIRSNTKVTAEVVAAADRLKVVGRAGTGLDNVDIEACNKRGIVVMNTPGGNTNSAAEHTVAMMLAMSRHIPQATASMKAGKWEKKRFQGQEVAGKTLGIIGIGRIGSIVAELVQGLRMKVVAFDPHIRPDLAEKLGVELVDLDELCRRADYISVHTPLLPETKGLLNKDLFDRMKDGVMVLNCARGGIVNEADLYAALKSGKVAAAALDVFEKEPTTLENPLLGLDNFICTPHLGASTREAQENVAVAVANQIAAYLTKGEVRNAVNVPSVGGEALVRLGPFIRLGEKLGAFLANMQDGAMEEVEIGYLGDVAEYDTAPVTVAVLKGLMAPYLREEVNYVNAPILARERGIKVTEAKSQTSEDFTNLLQVTVRSGGGTNLVAGTIFGKKEPRLVRINDFRLEAVPEGHMLLIYNEDRPGVIGRIGLTLGEAGVNIARMQVGQDTGHHRNVILLTMDEPVSPDVLARLQEQDGVTSARPVEL, from the coding sequence ATGAAGGTACTCATCACCGATCCCATCGCCCGGGAGGGCGTCGACATCCTCCGCCAGGCCGGCCTCGAGGTGGAGGAGCGCCTCGGGCTCGCCCCGGAGGCCCTCCTCGAGGCCGTCAAGGACGCCGACGGGCTCGTCATCCGGAGCAACACCAAGGTCACCGCCGAGGTGGTGGCCGCCGCCGACCGCCTGAAGGTGGTGGGCCGGGCGGGCACCGGCCTCGACAACGTGGACATCGAGGCCTGCAACAAGCGGGGCATCGTGGTCATGAACACGCCCGGGGGCAACACCAACTCCGCGGCGGAGCACACGGTGGCCATGATGCTGGCCATGTCCCGGCACATCCCCCAGGCCACCGCCTCCATGAAGGCCGGGAAGTGGGAGAAGAAGCGCTTCCAGGGTCAGGAGGTGGCCGGCAAGACCCTGGGCATCATCGGCATCGGCCGCATCGGGAGCATCGTGGCGGAGCTGGTCCAGGGACTCCGGATGAAGGTGGTGGCCTTCGACCCCCACATCCGCCCGGACCTCGCCGAGAAGTTGGGGGTGGAGCTTGTGGACCTCGACGAACTCTGCCGCCGGGCGGACTACATCTCGGTCCACACCCCCCTCCTCCCCGAGACGAAGGGCCTGCTCAACAAGGACCTCTTCGACCGGATGAAGGACGGCGTCATGGTGCTCAACTGCGCCCGGGGCGGCATCGTCAACGAGGCCGATCTCTACGCGGCCCTGAAGTCGGGCAAGGTGGCCGCCGCCGCCCTGGACGTCTTCGAGAAGGAGCCCACCACCCTCGAAAACCCCCTGCTCGGGCTCGACAACTTCATCTGCACGCCGCACCTCGGCGCCTCCACCCGCGAGGCCCAGGAGAACGTCGCGGTGGCCGTGGCCAACCAGATCGCGGCCTACCTCACCAAGGGCGAGGTGCGCAACGCCGTGAACGTGCCCTCCGTGGGCGGCGAGGCCCTCGTCCGCCTCGGCCCATTCATCCGCCTGGGAGAGAAGCTCGGGGCCTTCCTCGCCAACATGCAGGACGGGGCCATGGAGGAGGTGGAGATCGGCTACCTCGGCGACGTGGCGGAGTACGACACCGCGCCGGTGACCGTGGCCGTCCTGAAGGGGCTCATGGCCCCGTATCTCCGGGAGGAGGTCAACTACGTCAACGCCCCGATCCTGGCCCGGGAGCGCGGCATCAAGGTGACCGAGGCCAAGAGCCAGACCTCGGAGGATTTCACCAACCTCCTCCAGGTCACCGTCCGCTCCGGCGGCGGCACCAACCTCGTGGCCGGCACCATCTTCGGCAAGAAGGAGCCGCGCCTGGTCCGCATCAACGACTTCCGGCTCGAGGCCGTCCCCGAGGGCCACATGCTGCTCATCTACAACGAGGACCGGCCCGGGGTGATCGGACGGATCGGCCTCACCCTGGGCGAGGCGGGCGTCAACATCGCCCGCATGCAGGTGGGGCAGGATACGGGCCACCACCGGAACGTCATCCTCCTCACCATGGACGAGCCCGTCTCCCCCGATGTCCTCGCCCGGCTCCAGGAGCAGGACGGCGTGACCTCGGCCCGCCCCGTGGAGCTCTAG